The following are encoded together in the Fusarium keratoplasticum isolate Fu6.1 chromosome 1, whole genome shotgun sequence genome:
- a CDS encoding C2H2-type domain-containing protein, with protein sequence MDSYTSFRDASARSPVERSWSRDDSRTRDDRADRGDSFYRGRSPGSSCNLESFGLGSYHTEQHRSPFPGHERRDRRRSRSPATVDRYEPRSRRDDRDRDDRRRITSPPANIDRYVPGQEASSSGNVTVNPLADPVKLPYQVGFSYFGEWWRMNEKIKEEKERIRTGRRREPERARGPEDREKEKAKIQAAYDAYKEELQAKMARAFVSEHKREQWFKERYVPEIRDDFRAKLNEHRRGAYSQWEQDLESGTFDDFSLEGLPKSESNGSGGVVEKEEGEATATNEILGVGDLVPANGADIRDENQFQPTLLIKTIAPHVSRQNLEAFCKEHLGEEEGGFKWLSLSDPNPSKRYHRIGWVMLHPSSETALPVDRVDPKDEDGDEQITSPQPVSTADKALEAINGKTVKDEVRGDFVCHVGVHSPPVHPRKKALWDLFSAPERIDKDLLLVQRIVNKFEEEFGSDFQATLKIEEKVEDLRNAGQLQPAVPPTPVKKVKKTREVGMDEAMDEEEDGVIEVEEEEEEGAVDDEEIDDEDLLVKKKQLDLLIEYLRRVFNFCFFCVFESDSIHELTRKCPGGHLRRPRSTLSSAAKAVARASANGEPFPGKKRGEGAEEPENEPAEGDKKFRNASNKTEQQLLRAFNWVKTFEDKLTQILDPHSVDIRKLGGRPVDEAVDEELSKHVKQEDEHKWRCKAPECSKLFKEEHFWRKHVEKRHSEWLESIKQEFDLINAYVIDPAHIAPSRTDANSNGHFPPANGQSNTGTPRGFNLQNFAMNGMMGMPGFPMPPGGFTPMFANMQSGGWNPMGDDRSGGPIRRGGMGGGRGQYRSGPYDRRGGNRYDGGRNRMGGSRWGDGAGGAAGGPREAVQGRSLKSYEDLDQVSGGGGGELNY encoded by the exons ATGGACTCGTACACGTCTTTTCGAGATGCCTCGGCTCGCTCTCCCGTTGAGAGAAGCTGGAGTCGCGATGACTCGCGCACCCGAGATGATCGCGCCGATCGAGGCGATTCCTTTTATCGTGGACGGTCACCAGGTTCGTCGTGCAACCTCGAGTCTTTTGGACTTGGCTCGTATCACACTGAACAGCACCGCTCACCATTCCCAGGCCATGAACGTCGCGACCGCCGCCGATCTCGCTCACCCGCCACAGTTGATCGCTATGAGCCGcgatctcgtcgagacgATCGCGATCGTGACGACCGACGTCGTATCACCTCACCCCCCGCCAACATTGATCGATATGTTCCTGGCCAGGAGGCTAGCTCCTCCGGCAATGTCACAGTCAACCCACTGGCCGATCCTGTCAAGCTCCCGTACCAGGTTGGCTTCTCATATTTTGGTGAATGGTGGAGAATGAAtgagaagatcaaggaagaaaaggagcGAATTCGCACTGGTCGTCGACGTGAACCCGAGAGAGCCCGTGGCCCAGAGGACCGTgaaaaggagaaggccaagattcAGGCGGCCTATGACGCTTACAAGGAGGAGTTGCAGGCCAAGATGGCTCGGGCGTTTGTCTCGGAGCACAAGAGGGAGCAGTGGTTCAAGGAGCGATATGTCCCCGAAATCCGTGATGATTTCCGGGCGAAACTCAACGAGCACCGACGTGGCGCCTACAGTCAGTGGGAACAGGACCTCGAGTCTGGCACCTTTGATGATTTCTCTTTGGAAGGTCTTCCTAAGAGTGAAAGCAATGGCAGCGGGGGTGTTgttgagaaggaagagggcgaggcgACGGCCACTAATGAGattcttggtgttggtgatctCGTACCAGCGAACGGTGCTGATATTCGAGACGAGAATCAGTTTCAGCCTACTCTTTTGATCAAGACTATCGCCCCTCACGTCAGTCGTCAGAACCTTGAGGCCTTCTGCAAGGAGCATctcggagaggaggagggaggctTCAAGTGGCTTTCTCTTTCTGATCCCAACCCCAGCAAGCGCTATCACCGAATCGGATGGGTCATgcttcatccttcttcagAAACGGCACTGCCAGTTGACCGTGTCGACCCTAAGGATGAAGACGGTGATGAGCAGATAACGTCGCCTCAGCCAGTATCAACCGCTGACAAAGCTCTGGAAGCCATCAATGGAAAGAcggtcaaggacgaggtcCGGGGTGATTTTGTTTGCCATGTTGGAGTTCACAGCCCGCCTGTTCACCCTCGCAAGAAGGCTCTTTGGGATCTTTTCTCGGCACCTGAACGCATTGACAAGGATCTGCTTCTTGTTCAGCGAATTGTCAACAAGTTTGAGGAAGAGTTTGGCTCTGATTTCCAGGCCACTCTGAAGATTGAAGAAAAGGTCGAGGACCTGAGGAATGCTGGTCAGCTTCAGCCGGCCGTTCCCCCGACTCcggtcaagaaggtcaagaagacgcGCGAGGTGGGCATGGATGAAGCCAtggacgaagaagaagatggtgtgattgaagttgaggaagaggaggaagagggtgccGTGGACGACGAAGAGATTGATGACGAAGATCTCCTAGTCAAGAAGAAACAGCTCGATCTCTTGATCGAGTACCTGCGCCGAGTTTTCAacttctgcttcttctgtgTCTTTGAGAGTGACTCGATTCACGAGCTTACGCGCAAGTGCCCAGGCGGTCACTTGCGCCGACCACGCAGCACATTGTCTTCTGCAGCCAAGGCGGTGGCCCGGGCCAGCGCCAATGGTGAGCCCTTCCCTGGCAAGAagcgaggagaaggagccgAGGAGCCAGAGAACGAACCTGCCGAGGGGGACAAGAAGTTCCGAAACGCGTCCAACAAGACCGAACAACAGCTTCTCCGGGCCTTCAACTGGGTCAAGACGTTTGAAGACAAGTTGACCCAGATCCTGGACCCTCACTCTGTCGACATCCGGAAGCTTGGCGGCCGTCCTGTGGAcgaggctgttgatgaggagcttTCCAAGCATGTCAAGCAAGAGGATGAACACAAGTGGCGGTGCAAGGCACCAGAATGTTCCAAGCTGTTCAAGGAGGAGCATTTCTGGCGCAAGCACGTCGAGAAGCGCCATTCTGAGTGGCTCGAAAGCATCAAGCAAGAG TTTGACCTAATCAACGCATATGTTATCGATCCTGCACATATTGCACCATCGAGGACAGATGCCAACTCGAATGGTCATTTCCCACCTGCAAATGGCCAGTCGAACACTGGCACACCCCGTGGTTTCAATCTCCAGAATTTTGCCATGAATGGCATGATGGGCATGCCTGGATTCCCTATGCCCCCTGGCGGCTTCACTCCCATGTTTGCGAATATGCAGTCCGGTGGTTGGAACCCGATGGGTGACGACCGTTCTGGAGGACCCATTCGCCGAGGAGGCATGGGCGGAGGCCGCGGCCAGTATCGATCTGGTCCGTATGACCGCCGTGGCGGAAACCGTTACGACGGTGGCCGCAACCGTATGGGCGGCTCTCGATGGGGAGACGGTGCCGGcggagctgctggaggtcCCCGTGAGGCGGTACAGGGACGAAGCCTGAAGAGCTACGAAGATTTGGACCAGGTTtctggtggtggaggtggcgAGCTCAACTACTAG
- a CDS encoding G-patch domain-containing protein: protein MGLLAENKIRRKINKDPNNTKWTRDTNTFGQKILRAQGWQPGQFLGAENAPHSELHTAANASYIRVVLKDDMKGLGFSRAKEDEVTGLDVFQDLLSRLNGKTEDQVVEDQQARLAVKTHHFVEQRYGPMRFVYGGLLVGDEMKEKDDEEAKTPKDEDEDVVMESAPAPKESKKEKKSKKRKASEDDEDSSSRESDSKSKKRRKEERKLKENDSSADTDDAKAKKKDKKSKKDKSRKKSAEVSEEESEERSKKRKSKSKDKSRSPEDSEEDKVKGKKSKKEKKEKKDKKRKKEEAASESSSTVATQESTPVPSIPGTGVTTPSGTSTPRGSRNFVRSRFIAQKRQAVLDTKALNQIFMVKA from the exons ATGGGACTCCTTGCAGAGAACAAGAT CCGACGAAAGATCAACAAGGAtcccaacaacaccaaaTGGACTCGAGACACCAACACCTTTGGGCAGAAGATCCTTCGTGCCCAGGGCTGGCAACCGGGCCAGTTCCTCGGAGCTGAGAATGCGCCGCATTCGGAGCTGCACACGGCTGCAAACGCCTCGTATATCCGCGTCGTTCTCAAGGATGACATGAAGGGACTGGGCTTCAGCAGGGccaaggaggacgaggttACAGGACTCGATGTCTTCCAGGACCTGCTCAGCAGGCTCAACGGAAAGACAGAGGACCAAGTTGTGGAGGACCAGCAGGCGCGCCTCGCCGTCAAGACCCATCACTTTGTCGAGCAACGATACGGACCGATGCGATTCGTTTACGGCGGTCTCCTTGTGGgcgacgagatgaaggagaaggatgatgaggaagccaagacacccaaggacgaagacgaagacgtGGTTATGGAATCCGCCCCAGCACCGAAGGAATCtaaaaaggagaagaagtcgaagAAGCGAAAGGCCagcgaagacgacgaagactCTTCCAGCCGAGAATCCGactccaagagcaagaagagacgCAAGGAGGAACGCAAGCTGAAGGAGAACGACAGCAGCGCCGACACGGACgacgccaaggccaagaagaaggataaGAAGTCTAAGAAGGACAAGTCGCGCAAGAAGTCTGCAGAGGTCTCGGAAGAGGAGTCGGAAGAGCGCTCCAAGAAGCGGAaatccaagtccaaggacaagagccGGTCTCCCGAAGACtcggaggaggacaaggtgaagggcaagaagtccaagaaggagaagaaggaaaagaaggacaagaagcgcaagaaggaggaggctgcgtCCGAGTCGAGTAGCACCGTTGCCACGCAAGAGTCAACGCCTGTGCCGTCTATCCCAGGAACCGGGGTGACAACACCATCCGGAACATCAACTCCTCGGGGAAGCAGGAACTTTGTGCGGTCACGATTTATTGCGCAAAAGAGGCAGGCTGTGTTGGATACCAAGGCGTTGAACCAG ATTTTCATGGTCAAGGCTTAA
- a CDS encoding Phenylalanine--tRNA ligase, which produces MTTSSSAPAGDLTSQILQALSAQSPLLSAEAFPAIAFQDIKAALDRLASRSMITYETIDREEAALEPEAEKIAEHGSHEARVFEALRSAVEGLTIQELEQAIGDKTVTKVGQGKAFKEKWISKSKDGKLVATAESIEDVTRAQLLQIKETRTHEPKILTDLRKRKLIKMQKVISFKMAQGPKFALEIQKEETDLTADMIMSGSWKTANFKPYNFKALGADQNAGALHPLNKVRHEFRQIFFEMGFEEMPTNKFVETGFWNFDALFVPQQHPARDLQDTFYISDPKVGDKPRTEQEGQNTEEYWENIKEVHQDGKFGSIGYRYPWSADESTRLVLRTHTTAISTAMLYKLAAQKGPDGRPPPARYFSIDRVFRNETVDATHLAEFHQVEGVIADYGLTLGGLMEFMEVFFAKMGITNLKFKPAYNPYTEPSMEIFSYHEGLGKLVEIGNSGMFRPEMLEPMGLPKDMRVFGWGLSLERPTMIKYKISNIRELLGHKVDLNFIERNPAVRLEKE; this is translated from the exons atgacaacctcaagctctGCCCCCGCGGGGGACCTCACTTCCCAGATCCTCCAGGCCCTCTCGGCCCAGAGCCCCCTCCTCTCCGCTGAGGCCTTCCCCGCCATCGCCTTCCAGGACATCAAGGCCGCCCTCGACCGTCTGGCCTCGCGGTCCATGATCACCTACGAGACAATTGACCGAGAAGAGGCTGCCCTGGAgcccgaggctgagaagattGCCGAGCATGGCAGCCACGAGGCGCGTGTCTTTGAGGCTCTGCGCAGCGCTGTTGAGGGTTTGACCATTCAGGAGTTGGAGCAGGCGATTGGCGACAAGACTGTCACCAAGGTCGGCCAGGGCAAGGCCTTTAAGGAGAAGTGGATTTCCAAGAGCAAGGACGGAAAGCTTGTGGCTACT GCCGAGTCGATTGAGGATGTCACCCGAGCCCAGCTCCTTCAGATCAAAGAGACCCGAACCCACGAGCCCAAGATCTTGACCGACTTGCGAAAGCGAAAACTGATCAAGATGCAAAAGGTCATCagcttcaagatggcccaGGGCCCCAAGTTCGCCCTCGAGATTcagaaggaggagacggaTCTGACAGCCGACATGATCATGTCGGGCTCGTGGAAGACGGCCAACTTCAAGCCCTACAACTTCAAGGCCCTGGGAGCCGACCAGAACGCCGGCGCTCTCCACCCTCTCAACAAGGTGCGACACGAGTTCAGACAAATCTTCTTCGAGATGGGCTTCGAGGAGATGCCTACCAACAAGTTCGTCGAGACCGGATTCTGGAACTTTGACGCCCTCTTCGTGCCTCAGCAGCACCCTGCCCGTGATCTGCAGGACACTTTCTACATCTCGGACCCCAAGGTGGGCGACAAGCCGCGGACAGAGCAAGAGGGACAGAACACAGAGGAGTACTGGGAGAACATCAAGGAGGTGCACCAGGACGGCAAGTTTGGATCGATCGGCTACAGATACCCCTGGTCGGCCGATGAGTCGACAAGACTGGTCCTTCGAACACACACCACTGCCATTTCAACGGCGATGCTGTACAAGCTGGCGGCGCAAAAGGGTCCCGATGGACGACCACCCCCTGCCCGATACTTCTCCATCGACAGAGTGTTCCGTAACGAGACTGTGGATGCGACTCACTTGGCCGAGTTCCACCAGGTGGAGGGTGTCATTGCCGACTACGGACTGACCCTGGGAGGTCTGATGGAGTTTATGGAGGTCTTCTTCGCCAAGAtgggcatcaccaacctcaagTTCAAGCCTGCGTACAACCCCTACACCGAGCCTAGCATGGAGATCTTCAGCTACCACGAGGGTCTGGGCAAGCTGGTGGAGATTGGCAACAGTGGCATGTTCCGGCCTGAGATGCTGGAGCCCATGGGTCTGCCCAAGGACATGCGGGTGTTTGGCTGGGGTCTGAGCTTGGAGCGGCCGACCATGATCAAGTACAAGATCTCCAACATCCGAGAGCTGCTGGGCCACAAGGTGGATCTCAACTTTATCGAGAGGAACCCGGCGGTGAGATTAGAGAAGGAGTAG
- a CDS encoding BTP domain-containing protein: MTTPPSLFHALLRPSILQILRSTGYHSTRPAVLDSLTDLAARYLSLLCQSTADHAAHNQGDSADFTIVDIRMALQDAGALMPERLPAEELFHDKEDLRGLEEFIAWFAGQRMKEMMDVGSGDGEMDATDYLNALKKKHSKTGEDAKYHGTILGRGHDAGEVQVEGGPDTSISEWISKRRASASLSPEPEQPPQHNQKAVQQNGHASDDESGLSSVGDRLDHEMDLS, from the exons ATGACGACGCCTCCTTCCCTCTTCCACGCGCTCCTCCGCCCCTCTATACTTCAGATCCTCCGCTCGACGGGCTACCACTCGACGCGCCCGGCCGTGCTCGACTCACTGACGGACCTCGCCGCCCGATACCTCTCGCTGCTCTGTCAGAGCACAGCCGACCACGCGGCGCACAACCAGGGCGACAGCGCAGATTTTACTATTGTCGACATCCGCATGGCCCTGCAGGACGCGGGTGCCCTCATGCCTGAGCGACTGCCCGCCGAGGAGCTGTTCCACGACAAGGAGGACCTGCGCGGCCTCGAGGAGTTCATCGCCTGGTTTGCGGGACAGCGcatgaaggagatgatggatgttggCAGCGGAGACGGCGAGATGGATGCGACTGATTACCTCAATG CTCTTAAGAAGAAGCACAGCAAGACGGGCGAAGACGCCAAGTACCACGGAACGATTCTAGGCAGGGGACACGATGCAGGAGAGGTACAAGTCGAAGGAGGACCAGACACGAGCATCTCGGAATGGATCTCCAAACGCAGAGCATCTGCTTCACTCAGCCCCGAGCCTGAGCAGCCGCCGCAGCATAACCAGAAGGCGGTTCAGCAAAACGGCCacgccagcgacgacgagtcaGGCCTGAGCTCTGTGGGAGACCGGCTGGATCACGAGATGGACTTGTCATAG
- a CDS encoding Molybdenum cofactor sulfurase: MAKMDTDSGTNGYRYNVAVEHFRAREYPMLQDSVYLDHAGTTLCSKSLMNAFTSSMMETIYGNPHSASPSSQNSTSRIEDARMNLLNFFGADPAEYDVVFVANATAGVKLVVDAMRTLPQGFLYAYHEACHTSLVGAREEAIDSSLIDDGSLQSWLKGNSPFMDTAYASPPSTLFSYSAQSHMDGKRYPLTWSRDLREAHRNSKSGLLTLLDASSFAATSRLDLSDPNITPDFIVVSLYKIFGFPDLGALLVRRSSEWVFDHRKYFGGGTVDMVVCGKEKWHAPKSHSLHERLEDGTLPFHSIIALDIAMEVHERLFGTMDEIKSHTSYLSRRLLRDLIELRHVNGEPVCAVYTKDSSGVESLGTGPVVSFNLRNSRGAWVSLTEFEKLANLKKMHIRTGGLCSPGGIASALGLQPWEMKRNFSAGFRCGADNDIMSGKPTGVIRASLGAMSTKADVDRFVDFIKEFYLETTLPTIEPIISTTSPTVISEPPRLQVKTITIYPIKSCAGFSIPPRVSWEIRPEGLAWDREWCLVHHGSGHALNQKRCPRMALLRPRIDFDKGELVVSYHGKRRDNHPHQISIPLSADPSVIDSTLDRQRSRVCGEEVSAQLYTSESINGFFSSVLGVPCVLARFPPGGLGLKSRLSKAQIQRYQQPSRMRTLPGAFPDVPSPPDSDSEQKKPAKILLSNESPILMIHSSSVDELNREIMGRGGSPVEERAFRANIVLEHAPGTKAYTAFAEDDWGSVHIGRQNFKLLGACHRCQMVCIDQETGEKREEPFVTLAKTRRFDGKVYFGVHMRHDSFVQGDCTTKETQYPTIEVGDSVSVKPRD; the protein is encoded by the exons ATGGCAAAAATGGACACGGATAGCGGCACCAACGGTTACCGCTATAACGTGGCGGTAGAGCACTTCAGGGCGAGAGAGTACCCTATGCTACAGG ACTCCGTGTACCTCGATCATGCCGGCACAACGTTATGCTCCAAGTCATTGATGAACGCTTTCACATCCTCAATGATGGAAACGATATATGGCAACCCCCACTCTGCCTCCCCATCATCTCAGAACTCAACCTCCCGAATCGAAGATGCTCGCATGAATTTGTTAAACTTCTTCGGAGCGGACCCAGCAGAGTACGATGTGGTGTTCGTTGCCAATGCCACCGCTGGTGTGAAACTGGTAGTTGACGCCATGAGAACTCTGCCCCAAGGCTTCTTATATGCCTACCACGAGGCTTGCCATACCAGCTTAGTCGGGGCTCGAGAGGAAGCTATCGACAGTTCGTTgatcgatgatggcagcctTCAATCTTGGTTAAAGGGGAACTCTCCCTTCATGGATACCGCCTACGcctcaccaccctcgacaCTCTTCTCATACTCAGCCCAGTCTCACATGGATGGGAAAAGATACCCTTTAACATGGAGCAGAGATCTAAGAGAGGCTCACCGAAATTCGAAATCTGGCCTGCTCACATTGTTGGACGCATCCTCGTTTGCCGCCACCTCACGTCTCGATCTAAGTGATCCTAATATTACGCCCgacttcatcgtcgtcagcTTATACAAAATATTCGGATTTCCCGACCTTGGTGCTCTGCTTGTTCGGCGGTCTTCAGAATGGGTATTTGATCATCGAAAGTATTTTGGTGGCGGTACCGTGGACATGGTGGTGTGCGGAAAGGAGAAATGGCATGCACCAAAGTCGCATTCTCTCCACGAACGATTGGAAGACGGCACGCTTCCATTTCATAGTATAATTGCTCTCGATATTGCTATGGAAGTACACGAGCGATTGTTTGGTACCATGGACGAAATCAAGTCCCACACCTCGTACCTCAGCCGGCGATTGTTAAGGGATCTGATCGAGTTACGCCATGTTAATGGCGAGCCCGTCTGCGCAGTCTATACCAAGGACTCGTCTGGAGTCGAATCATTGGGAACTGGCCCTGTCGTTTCCTTTAATCTGAGGAATAGCCGTGGTGCCTGGGTTAGCCTGACTGAATTCGAGAAGCTTGCGAATCTGAAAAAGATGCACATTCGAACAGGCGGATTATGCAGCCCGGGAGGTATTGCTTCGGCCCTTGGGTTACAACCctgggagatgaagagaaacTTTTCTGCAGGCTTCCGATGCGGAGCGGACAACGATATCATGTCAGGGAAGCCAACGGGCGTCATTCGGGCAAGCTTAGGTGCGATGAGTACCAAGGCAGATGTAGATCGCTTCGTCGACTTCATCAAAGAGTTTTATCTGGAAACCACGTTGCCGACGATCGAACCCATCATCAGCACTACGAGTCCAACAGTTATATCCGAGCCCCCTCGGCTCCAGGTGAAAACCATCACCATATACCCAATCAAGAGTTGCGCTGGCTTTTCTATCCCGCCCCGGGTTTCTTGGGAGATTCGACCTGAAGGGTTGGCCTGGGATCGCGAATGGTGCTTGGTACACCATGGTTCTGGCCATGCGCTTAACCAAAAGAGATGCCCCAGGATGGCTCTATTACGGCCACGCATTGATTTTGACAAAGGAGAACTGGTGGTATCATACCACGGGAAGCGGCGCGACAACCACCCGCATCAGATTTCTATACCTTTGTCGGCCGATCCCTCAGTTATCGACTCAACACTCGACCGGCAACGATCAAGAGTATGCGGAGAAGAGGTATCCGCGCAGCTCTACACCTCAGAAAGCATCaacggcttcttctcgagcgTTCTAGGAGTTCCGTGTGTCCTAGCACGTTTCCCTCCGGGTGGTCTCGGCCTGAAGAGTCGCCTTTCCAAGGCACAGATACAACGATATCAGCAGCCCAGCAGGATGAGGACTCTTCCAGGGGCATTTCCAGACGTGCCGTCGCCCCCTGACTCTGACTCGGAACAGAAAAAGCCAGCAAAGATCCTGCTCTCGAACGAGAGCCCCATTCTCATGATACACAGCTCAAGTGTGGATGAGCTGAATAGGGAAATTATGGGCAGAGGTGGCAGCCCTGTAGAAGAACGAGCATTCCGAGCTAATATTGTTCTGGAACATGCTCCTGGCACCAAAGCATATACAGCCTTCGCCGAAGATGACTGGGGCTCTGTACACATTGGCCGCCAAAACTTCAAGCTCTTGGGTGCGTGTCACAGATGCCAGATGGTCTGCATTGATCAAGAGACAGGCGAGAAGAGGGAAGAGCCGTTTGTCACGTTAGCGAAGACAAGGCGTTTCGACGGCAAGGTCTACTTTGGGGTTCATATGCGACACGACTCTTTTGTCCAGGGCGACTGCACTACGAAGGAGACGCAGTACCCTACGATTGAAGTTGGAGATTCTGTGTCTGTGAAGCCGAGAGACTAG
- a CDS encoding DUF1746 domain-containing protein, which translates to MSHDASPSSTARTDAPPVEPLPASSANRVTRDLLSPEQPRSRSRAQSHSQRRKKKKSRKRRNPGLARKLEFITHLLKSLDTLVFAELSALYYMECSMFRFILRSVGQYMYLTPKDESFPFLTPASRIHVVLVVIPNLICMLLHLFASLPTGPDYHRGYMHGGLVIDFIGQKPPTSRIYYLLADFAILAIQCLMLTVHTERERLRLTLKTFRPLIPDVAQEMGPTLEDLDAEERGVSRDMPGSLPPNETEDIELQPLRPINEAEEGSSQSGEPEPPARESSADEPTRTYLSDVLSSGNAVIGEYHVLHSMRNAAMDLERTAAHSLRTISYGATMAAIEARRRGVTVPARQGQTDRRQ; encoded by the exons ATGAGCCATGATGCCTCGCCGAGCTCTACGGCGCGAACCGATGCTCCTCCCGTCGAGCCTCTCCCCGCGTCCTCTGCCAACCGTGTCACCCGGGATCTGCTATCGCCTGAGCAGCCCAGGTCCCGGTCGCGCGCCCAGTCGCACTCGCAGCgccgcaagaagaagaagagcaggaAGCGGCGCAATCCCGGCCTAGCGAGAAAGTTGGAATTCATTACACATTTGCTCAAGAGTCTTGATACCCTGGTGTTTGCGGAGTTAAGCGCGCTGTATTATATGGA ATGCTCCATGTTTCGATTTATCCTACGATCTGTCGGCCAGTACATGTATTTGACACCTAAGGATGAGTCATTTCCCTTCCTCACGCCCGCCAGTCGCATACATGTCGTGTTAGTCGTCATTCCCAACCTCATCTGCATGCTCCTTCATCTATTTGCTTCGCTCCCGACTGGACCAGACTACCATCGAGGCTACATGCACGGCGGCTTGGTCATTGACTTTATAGGTCAGAAGCCGCCAACATCGCGGATTTACTATCTCCTTGCCGATTTTGCGATCCTGGCCATCCAATGTCTGATGCTGACGGTACATACGGAACGGGAAAGGCTTCGCCTGACCCTCAAGACATTCCGCCCTCTAATACCAGACGTCGCCCAGGAGATGGGCCCCACCCTAGAAGACCTAGATGCAGAAGAGCGTGGCGTATCTCGGGACATGCCTGGCTCGTTACCACCGAATGAGACAGAAGACATCGAATTGCAACCGCTTAGGCCTATCAATGAAGCAGAAGAGGGCAGCTCGCAGTCGGGAGAACCAGAGCCACCTGCAAGAGAGTCGTCAGCGGATGAGCCGACAAGGACCTATCTGTCGGACGTGCTAAGCTCTGGAAATGCAGTCATTGGCGAGTATCACGTCCTGCATTCTATGCGCAATGCGGCGATGGATCTCGAGAGGACGGCAGCACACTCCCTACGCACCATTAGCTACGGGGCGACCATGGCAGCCATTGAAGCCCGCAGGCGGGGTGTCACCGTACCAGCTCGCCAGGGGCAGACTGATAGACGGCAATGA
- a CDS encoding Chromatin modification-related protein EAF6, whose amino-acid sequence MAERKTGNAVGLGAGQVTMSEYKKAQARVRDLVEKRRLLERRLTQVEDGIAQKETAYLDSTPSGNIITGFDNYMKGTSGAAAQRRKTGTMEQNRVFSRSSISYRPNNLEGIAPGSGGSTPASGVTPSSAAFRDGASNHPTPTSATAGKNANKSKKKTVDHEDSENDTAASKKRTNFGAQRR is encoded by the exons ATGGCAGAAAGGAAGACAGGAAACGCTGTTGGATTGGGGGCCGGGCAAGTGACCATGTCCGAGTACAAGAAGGCGCAAGCCCGTGTGCgggatcttgttgagaagcGCAGGCTTCTTGAGAGGCGCTTG ACGCAGGTTGAAGACGGCATCGCTCAGAAGGAGACTGCCTACCTCGATAGCACGCCGAGCGGCAACATCATCACGGGCTTCGACAATTACATGAAGGGGACCAGTGGCGCAGCGGCACAGCGACGCAAGACTGGAACTATGGAGCAGAACCGAGTGTTTTCAAGATCATCCATCTCGTACCGACCGAACAACCTGGAAGGGATCGCTCCTGGATCAGGAGGTTCAACGCCGGCTTCAGGCGTGACACCCTCGTCAGCCGCGTTCCGAGACGGAGCCTCGAACCACCCGACACCAACATCGGCAACTGCTGGTAAGAACGCGAAcaagtcgaagaagaagacggtggACCACGAGGATAGCGAGAACGACACAGCAGCGAGCAAGAAGCGGACAAACTTTGGAGCACAGCGGAGGTAA